In Microbacterium binotii, one DNA window encodes the following:
- a CDS encoding LLM class F420-dependent oxidoreductase gives MTRFGYTLMTEQSGPRELVRYASGAEEAGFDFLVSSDHFSPWLTSQGHAPHAWTVLGAVAQATSRVELMTYVTCPTMRYHPTIVAQKAATLQLLSEGRFTLGLGSGENLNEHVVGEGWPAVQMRQDMLVEAIEIIRALHTGELVTYDGQYFRVDSARIWDNPDGGVPIGVAVSGDSSIEKFVDLSDHLIAVEPDADLVKAWDDKHPAGGSESGESRKIGQIPISWDPDRETAIARAHDEFRWFGGGWGVNADLPTPAGFAAASQFVRPEDVADSIACGPDLDELAESVRPFLDAGFTDVAVVQIGDAQQERFVAEVAAPLLEKLRAL, from the coding sequence ATGACACGTTTCGGTTACACCCTCATGACCGAGCAGAGCGGACCGCGCGAGCTCGTGCGCTACGCCTCCGGCGCGGAGGAGGCGGGATTCGACTTCCTCGTCTCCAGCGACCACTTCTCGCCCTGGCTGACGAGCCAGGGACACGCGCCCCACGCGTGGACCGTGCTGGGAGCCGTCGCGCAGGCGACGAGCCGCGTCGAGCTGATGACCTACGTCACCTGCCCGACGATGCGCTACCACCCGACGATCGTCGCTCAGAAGGCCGCCACGCTGCAGCTGCTCTCCGAGGGACGCTTCACGCTCGGCCTCGGCTCGGGCGAGAACCTCAACGAGCACGTCGTGGGCGAGGGGTGGCCTGCCGTGCAGATGCGCCAGGACATGCTCGTCGAGGCGATCGAGATCATCCGGGCTCTGCACACCGGCGAGCTCGTCACCTACGACGGCCAGTACTTCCGGGTCGACTCCGCCCGCATCTGGGACAACCCCGACGGCGGCGTGCCCATCGGGGTCGCGGTGTCGGGCGACAGCTCCATCGAGAAGTTCGTCGACCTCTCCGACCACCTCATCGCCGTCGAGCCGGACGCGGACCTCGTGAAGGCGTGGGACGACAAGCACCCGGCGGGCGGGTCGGAGTCCGGCGAGAGCCGCAAGATCGGTCAGATCCCGATCAGCTGGGACCCGGACCGCGAGACGGCCATCGCCCGCGCACACGACGAGTTCCGCTGGTTCGGCGGCGGCTGGGGCGTCAACGCCGACCTGCCGACGCCCGCCGGGTTCGCGGCCGCGTCCCAGTTCGTCCGGCCGGAGGACGTCGCGGACTCGATCGCCTGCGGACCGGACCTCGACGAGCTCGCCGAGAGCGTGCGGCCGTTCCTGGATGCCGGCTTCACCGACGTCGCCGTCGTCCAGATCGGCGACGCGCAGCAGGAGCGTTTCGTCGCCGAGGTCGCCGCTCCCCTGCTGGAGAAGCTCCGGGCACTCTGA
- the coaBC gene encoding bifunctional phosphopantothenoylcysteine decarboxylase/phosphopantothenate--cysteine ligase CoaBC yields MFVVVAVTGGIAAYKTVHLVRDLVRAGHEVHVVPTADALRFVGLPTWEALSRNPVTTSVHDDVARVRHVSLGQQADLVIVAPATANTIAKMAAGIADDLLGTTLLATTAPVVIAPAMHTEMWRHPATTANMATLRSRGVIVVGPDDGLLTGGDSGPGRMSEPADILRTALGAVTAPDLEGLRVLVSAGGTREPLDPVRFIGNRSSGRQGIALALAAADRGAEVDLVAAHVEAAVLASAASHPRIHISHVGTTAELQDAVVAAASVADVVVMAAAVSDYRVSEVADTKLTKEGGDGTLTLRLVENPDVLAGLARARRPGQTIVGFAAETASGDELRERGRRKRERKDADLLVVNRVGWSEGFESEENAALLLTEGSETETSGSKRAVADAVWDAVLSLR; encoded by the coding sequence ATGTTCGTCGTCGTCGCAGTCACGGGCGGCATCGCCGCATACAAGACGGTACATCTGGTGCGCGACCTCGTTCGCGCGGGCCACGAGGTCCACGTCGTCCCCACGGCCGATGCCCTCCGGTTCGTGGGCCTACCGACCTGGGAGGCCCTCAGCCGCAACCCGGTCACCACCTCGGTGCACGACGATGTCGCACGTGTACGCCACGTCTCCCTCGGACAGCAGGCGGATCTCGTGATCGTCGCACCCGCCACCGCGAACACCATCGCCAAGATGGCCGCCGGCATCGCCGACGACCTTCTCGGCACGACGCTGCTCGCGACAACCGCCCCGGTGGTCATCGCCCCGGCGATGCACACCGAGATGTGGCGCCACCCCGCGACGACCGCCAACATGGCGACCCTGCGCAGCCGCGGCGTGATCGTCGTCGGCCCCGATGACGGGCTCCTCACCGGCGGCGACAGCGGACCCGGCCGGATGAGCGAGCCGGCGGACATCCTGCGCACGGCCCTCGGCGCCGTGACCGCACCCGACCTCGAAGGACTACGGGTGCTCGTGAGCGCGGGCGGCACGCGCGAACCGCTCGACCCGGTGCGCTTCATCGGCAACCGCTCGAGCGGGAGGCAAGGCATCGCCCTTGCCCTGGCCGCCGCCGACCGCGGAGCCGAGGTCGATCTCGTCGCCGCGCACGTGGAGGCGGCTGTGCTCGCTTCGGCCGCCTCCCACCCCCGCATCCACATCTCGCACGTGGGCACGACCGCAGAGCTGCAGGATGCGGTCGTGGCGGCCGCGTCCGTCGCGGATGTCGTCGTGATGGCCGCCGCGGTGTCGGACTACCGCGTGAGCGAGGTCGCCGACACGAAGCTCACGAAGGAGGGCGGCGACGGCACCCTGACACTGCGGCTCGTAGAGAATCCCGACGTCCTGGCGGGACTCGCCCGTGCACGCCGACCCGGCCAGACCATCGTCGGATTCGCCGCGGAGACCGCATCCGGCGACGAGCTACGTGAGCGCGGGCGCCGCAAGCGAGAGCGCAAGGACGCCGATCTGCTCGTCGTCAACCGCGTCGGCTGGAGCGAGGGATTCGAGTCCGAGGAGAACGCCGCGCTGCTGCTGACGGAGGGCTCCGAGACCGAGACCTCCGGCTCGAAGCGCGCAGTCGCCGACGCCGTCTGGGATGCGGTGCTCAGCCTGCGCTGA
- a CDS encoding NRDE family protein encodes MCTVIVRVPEDASEPTRVVAIRDEDPNRPWNRLGPWWPDTYPGVIGVHDVRAGGAWLAADPAASRLAVLLNRADTSPLADDAVTSRGVLPLEAVAGRVPEDAPPTRGFNLLDVSRAGARVISWDGEALRESMLSPGTHMIAHDDLDDPRTARITHWLPQFAAVADEESGDGWWRTWLEVIERSAELEATDDRALIRDHRHLGIPTLSLLVCVASVGGEDGVDVRYADLPSPGHWGPLTPTV; translated from the coding sequence ATGTGCACCGTGATCGTCCGCGTGCCCGAGGACGCGAGTGAGCCCACGCGCGTCGTGGCCATCCGCGACGAGGACCCGAATCGTCCCTGGAACCGGCTGGGACCCTGGTGGCCCGACACCTACCCGGGCGTCATCGGGGTGCACGACGTGCGAGCCGGCGGCGCGTGGCTCGCGGCCGATCCCGCCGCATCCCGGCTGGCGGTCCTGCTGAACCGCGCCGACACCTCACCTCTCGCGGACGACGCGGTCACCTCTCGTGGCGTGCTGCCGCTGGAGGCGGTGGCGGGCCGTGTGCCTGAGGATGCGCCGCCGACGCGAGGCTTCAACCTGCTGGATGTCTCGCGGGCCGGCGCTCGAGTCATCTCGTGGGACGGCGAAGCGCTGCGCGAGAGCATGCTGAGCCCCGGCACCCACATGATCGCTCACGACGACCTCGACGATCCGCGCACCGCGCGCATCACCCACTGGCTGCCGCAGTTCGCCGCGGTGGCCGACGAGGAATCCGGCGACGGCTGGTGGCGCACCTGGCTCGAGGTCATCGAGCGCAGCGCGGAGCTGGAGGCGACGGACGACCGCGCGCTCATCCGCGATCATCGCCATCTGGGTATCCCGACGCTGTCGCTGCTCGTGTGCGTGGCGAGTGTCGGGGGAGAGGATGGAGTGGACGTCCGCTACGCGGACCTTCCCTCGCCGGGACACTGGGGGCCGCTCACCCCGACCGTCTGA
- a CDS encoding ATP-dependent DNA ligase has protein sequence MGRFIYDTASNAVEIEDRTLAHLRIVVMNKLRRGEPFMFDVEVGDGSGRRSFWVHPSVPMQFHFYGSRQPKINRAWVEDLMLAASGPHGLSIVPEPADEPVDHG, from the coding sequence GTGGGCCGATTCATTTACGACACCGCCTCGAACGCCGTCGAGATCGAGGACAGGACTCTCGCGCATCTGCGCATCGTCGTGATGAACAAGCTGCGCCGCGGCGAGCCCTTCATGTTCGACGTGGAGGTGGGCGACGGCAGCGGTCGCCGCAGCTTCTGGGTGCACCCCTCGGTGCCGATGCAGTTCCACTTCTATGGTTCGCGTCAGCCGAAGATCAACCGCGCCTGGGTCGAAGACCTCATGCTCGCCGCATCCGGCCCGCACGGGCTCTCGATCGTGCCGGAGCCGGCCGACGAGCCCGTCGACCACGGCTGA
- a CDS encoding alpha/beta hydrolase family protein translates to MSHTSVFAAPFARSADRDFTVRCVLGLAPSGGADIGEVLAAVGDVKAKDAGAWLSAWQALGERVARDAQDAAADGRADTARGASLRAANYLAVAVDAASAADDEDRAASLFSAHRSAWDAFAADAGVRMSRIDVPLDGTAMPGYLFHADAAGPRPTLVFVNGSDGSISSLWGTGVAAALARGFHAYVFDGPGQQSLLFLHGVPFRPDWENVLAPVVDELAGHRYVDEQRIVAWGISQGGYWVPRALSGEHRFAAAVVDPGVVDVSTSWTDHLPATLRRLLDEGKDAQFDRDMALGMRFSVDLASTWAFRARPVGRGGYAAVIRRIREFALSEAEAARIDTPLLITSPEGEQFWPGQSERLAAMTPDVSRLARFTAAEGADGHCEPLARTLVHERVLDWISATIRE, encoded by the coding sequence ATGTCGCACACCAGTGTCTTCGCCGCTCCGTTCGCGCGGTCCGCCGACCGTGACTTCACGGTGCGCTGCGTACTCGGCCTCGCACCCTCCGGCGGCGCGGACATCGGCGAGGTCCTCGCGGCCGTCGGCGATGTGAAGGCGAAGGATGCAGGGGCGTGGCTGTCGGCCTGGCAGGCGCTCGGGGAACGCGTCGCGCGGGACGCGCAGGATGCGGCCGCCGACGGTCGCGCCGACACGGCGCGCGGGGCATCGCTGCGCGCGGCGAACTACCTCGCGGTCGCGGTGGACGCCGCATCCGCCGCCGACGACGAGGACCGAGCCGCGTCCCTGTTCTCCGCCCACCGCTCCGCATGGGACGCGTTCGCCGCGGATGCGGGCGTGCGCATGAGCCGGATCGACGTTCCGCTCGACGGCACCGCGATGCCCGGCTACCTGTTCCACGCGGATGCGGCGGGTCCCCGCCCGACGCTCGTCTTCGTCAACGGCAGTGACGGGTCGATCAGCTCACTGTGGGGCACGGGGGTCGCCGCCGCCCTCGCGCGGGGATTTCACGCCTACGTCTTCGACGGTCCCGGCCAGCAGTCCTTGCTGTTCCTGCACGGCGTCCCGTTCCGTCCGGACTGGGAGAATGTGCTGGCACCCGTCGTCGACGAGCTCGCGGGCCACCGCTACGTCGACGAGCAGCGCATCGTCGCATGGGGCATCAGCCAAGGGGGCTACTGGGTGCCGCGGGCGCTCTCCGGCGAGCACCGTTTCGCGGCCGCCGTCGTCGATCCCGGCGTCGTCGACGTGTCGACGTCGTGGACGGACCACTTACCGGCGACGCTCCGCAGACTCCTCGACGAGGGAAAGGATGCGCAGTTCGACCGCGATATGGCTCTCGGAATGCGATTCTCCGTCGATCTCGCGTCGACGTGGGCGTTCCGAGCACGCCCGGTCGGACGCGGCGGGTACGCCGCGGTGATCCGCCGCATCCGGGAGTTCGCCCTGTCGGAGGCCGAGGCTGCGCGCATCGACACGCCGCTGCTGATCACCTCGCCCGAGGGTGAGCAGTTCTGGCCGGGTCAGTCGGAGAGACTCGCCGCCATGACGCCGGACGTCTCGCGTCTGGCGCGCTTCACCGCGGCCGAGGGCGCGGACGGACATTGCGAGCCTCTGGCGAGGACGCTCGTGCACGAGCGCGTGCTGGATTGGATCAGCGCGACGATCCGGGAGTGA
- a CDS encoding aspartate aminotransferase family protein, translated as MTPEHAPFDIADLQSKARDHLWMHFARQSTMDSPDGVPIIVRGEGHHIWDAAGRRYIDGLAGLFVVNAGHGRRRLAQAGARQAEQLAFFPIWSYAHPAAIELADRLADLAPGDLNHVFFSTGGGEAVETAFKLAKNYWKLVGKPGKHKVISRAIAYHGTPQGALAVTGLPGMKQMFEPVTPGGFRVPNTNFYRAAEMGFPGTSEEEFGRWAADRIEEMILFEGPDTVAAVFLEPVQNSGGCFPPPPGYFARVREICDAYDVLLVSDEVICAFGRVGEYFAADAFGYQPDMITFAKAVTSGYSPLGGTIVSDRIYEPFATGTTSFAHGYTFAGHPVSAAVALENLDIFEEEQLNAHVRENSPLFRAALEQLTDLPIVGDVRGAGYFFGIELVKDKTTKQTFDEAESERLLRGFLSKALYDAGLYCRADDRGDPVIQLAPPLTIGPAEFDEIEQILRGVLTEAWQHL; from the coding sequence ATGACTCCTGAGCACGCACCCTTCGATATCGCCGACCTGCAGAGCAAGGCGCGCGACCACCTCTGGATGCACTTCGCCCGGCAGTCCACGATGGACTCGCCCGACGGCGTCCCGATCATCGTCCGCGGCGAGGGGCATCACATCTGGGATGCGGCGGGGCGCCGCTACATCGACGGCCTCGCCGGCCTGTTCGTCGTCAACGCCGGTCACGGCCGGCGCCGCCTCGCACAGGCGGGCGCACGTCAGGCCGAACAGCTCGCCTTCTTCCCGATCTGGTCGTACGCGCATCCGGCGGCGATCGAGCTCGCGGACCGGCTCGCGGATCTCGCCCCGGGCGATCTGAACCACGTCTTCTTCTCCACGGGGGGCGGCGAGGCGGTCGAGACGGCGTTCAAGCTCGCCAAGAACTACTGGAAACTCGTCGGCAAGCCCGGCAAACACAAGGTGATCTCCCGCGCCATCGCCTACCACGGGACTCCGCAGGGGGCACTCGCCGTCACGGGCCTTCCCGGCATGAAGCAGATGTTCGAGCCGGTCACACCGGGCGGCTTCCGCGTTCCCAACACGAACTTCTACCGTGCTGCCGAGATGGGCTTCCCCGGCACCTCGGAAGAGGAGTTCGGCCGATGGGCGGCGGACCGGATCGAGGAGATGATCCTGTTCGAGGGCCCCGACACGGTCGCCGCCGTCTTCCTCGAGCCGGTACAGAACTCGGGTGGGTGCTTCCCGCCCCCGCCCGGCTACTTCGCGCGCGTGCGTGAGATCTGCGACGCGTACGACGTGCTGCTCGTCAGCGACGAGGTCATCTGCGCGTTCGGCCGCGTCGGCGAGTACTTCGCCGCCGACGCCTTCGGCTACCAGCCCGACATGATCACCTTCGCCAAAGCGGTCACCAGCGGCTACTCCCCGCTCGGCGGCACGATCGTCAGCGACCGCATCTACGAGCCGTTCGCCACGGGAACGACCAGCTTCGCGCACGGATACACCTTCGCGGGGCATCCTGTGTCGGCCGCGGTCGCGCTCGAGAACCTCGACATCTTCGAGGAGGAGCAGCTCAACGCGCACGTCCGCGAGAACTCCCCCCTCTTCCGCGCCGCCCTCGAGCAGCTGACGGATCTGCCGATCGTGGGAGACGTCCGCGGTGCCGGGTACTTCTTCGGCATCGAACTCGTGAAGGACAAGACGACCAAGCAGACGTTCGACGAAGCCGAGTCGGAACGGCTGCTCCGGGGGTTCCTCTCCAAGGCGCTGTACGACGCAGGACTCTACTGCCGCGCGGACGACCGCGGGGATCCCGTGATCCAGCTCGCGCCGCCGCTCACGATCGGACCGGCGGAGTTCGACGAGATCGAGCAGATCCTGCGCGGTGTGCTCACCGAGGCCTGGCAGCACCTCTGA